In a genomic window of Oceanispirochaeta sp. M1:
- a CDS encoding adenylate/guanylate cyclase domain-containing protein codes for MTKKIIFISGILFSFLISLTADEVLPTAVKGSIDLSGIDRGSDIYSLQGEWGFYWNQLLTETENKDETFMTVPGNWAAEGEYPASGFASYSLELRGLSRGNDYELYVPESVSAYNLYLNGKLISSNGEVGKERKSSRPAFRPGTVIFNAGDDPVQLNLQISNYHYRKSGIWRDLLIGKPEVLSSYYQKKLILEAFLIGLLAFVTVYHLSLYFFRKEERAEFYFGLICLVLLLRLLTTGEQLLTYLIPTFPWEIARRMEFLPFSAASAFAIWYFYSLYPFEFNKKFLKVFTIIVSVFGFIFIALPVRFSNHFILAGELNLFLGMIYSIVVVIRALRQKRNGALMILISVGILLISVINDILYSNQIFHSFYAAPLGFIFFIVSQSLILSRRYAYSFRTIEDLTVNLKDFNKSLSRFVPFQFLEYLNKNSILEVELGDQTLRNMTILFADIRSFTTLSEVMTPEENFKFLNSFLSQVVPVIREGGGFVDKFIGDGIMALFPQSTDSGLQTAVNLQLAVHKYNEARSRAGYIDICLGIGLHTGGLMLGTIGAMDRMETTVISDTVNIASRMEQLSKQYGASIIISDDMYHSLEHPDKFEIRKLGSTVVKGKRHPIIVLEILDGLARAEKEKKIETREIFEQGIVLFETLRLKEAREKFHEVLNHYPADKASSLFISRCEEAECLDVMVPIDEKKP; via the coding sequence ATGACAAAAAAAATTATTTTTATAAGCGGAATACTGTTTTCTTTCCTCATTTCTCTCACCGCAGATGAAGTTCTGCCTACGGCTGTAAAGGGCTCAATTGATCTTTCAGGCATCGACCGGGGATCCGACATCTACTCACTTCAGGGAGAATGGGGCTTCTACTGGAATCAATTACTTACAGAGACAGAGAATAAAGACGAGACCTTTATGACAGTTCCGGGAAACTGGGCGGCAGAAGGAGAATATCCGGCTTCCGGATTTGCCAGTTATTCACTTGAACTCAGAGGACTCAGCAGAGGAAATGATTATGAACTCTATGTACCTGAAAGCGTATCAGCATATAATTTATATCTGAATGGAAAACTTATCTCATCCAACGGCGAGGTGGGGAAAGAGAGAAAAAGTTCGCGACCCGCATTCAGGCCGGGAACAGTTATTTTTAATGCCGGTGATGATCCGGTACAGCTCAATCTTCAGATAAGTAATTATCATTACAGAAAAAGCGGTATCTGGCGGGATTTATTAATTGGAAAACCCGAAGTGCTTTCATCCTATTATCAGAAGAAACTGATACTTGAAGCCTTCCTTATCGGTCTTTTGGCTTTTGTGACGGTATATCATTTAAGTCTCTATTTCTTTCGTAAAGAAGAACGGGCCGAGTTTTACTTCGGGCTGATTTGTCTGGTACTTCTGTTACGGCTTCTGACAACAGGTGAACAGCTACTGACTTATCTCATTCCGACCTTCCCCTGGGAAATTGCCAGAAGAATGGAGTTTTTACCCTTCTCTGCGGCTTCTGCTTTTGCTATCTGGTATTTCTACAGCCTCTATCCCTTTGAATTTAACAAAAAGTTTCTAAAAGTATTTACAATTATTGTTTCTGTTTTTGGATTTATATTTATAGCCCTTCCTGTCCGGTTTTCCAATCATTTTATACTGGCAGGAGAGCTGAACCTTTTCCTTGGAATGATCTACTCTATCGTTGTTGTAATACGTGCCCTGAGGCAAAAAAGAAACGGTGCACTGATGATATTGATATCCGTAGGGATTCTATTAATATCTGTTATCAATGATATACTCTATTCCAACCAGATCTTCCACTCTTTCTATGCAGCTCCCCTTGGATTCATCTTTTTCATAGTAAGTCAGAGTTTGATACTTTCAAGGAGATATGCCTACTCCTTCAGAACCATCGAAGATCTGACTGTCAATCTAAAGGACTTCAATAAATCACTCTCCCGTTTTGTACCCTTTCAGTTTCTCGAATATCTTAATAAAAACAGCATTCTTGAAGTAGAGCTCGGTGATCAGACATTACGAAATATGACTATACTTTTTGCAGATATCCGATCTTTTACAACCCTGTCTGAGGTTATGACACCCGAAGAGAACTTTAAATTCCTCAACTCTTTTCTCTCTCAAGTTGTGCCGGTTATCAGAGAGGGCGGCGGATTTGTAGATAAATTTATCGGTGACGGTATTATGGCACTCTTTCCCCAGTCCACAGACAGCGGCCTGCAGACTGCGGTCAACCTGCAGCTTGCAGTACATAAATACAATGAAGCCAGAAGCAGGGCCGGTTATATTGATATCTGTCTGGGAATTGGACTTCATACAGGGGGTCTGATGCTTGGTACAATCGGAGCGATGGACAGAATGGAAACAACTGTTATATCCGACACAGTAAATATAGCCTCCCGGATGGAACAACTTTCAAAGCAGTACGGCGCCTCCATTATTATCAGTGACGACATGTACCATAGTCTGGAACATCCTGACAAATTTGAAATCAGAAAACTCGGATCAACAGTAGTCAAAGGGAAACGTCATCCTATTATTGTACTGGAGATTCTGGACGGTCTTGCCAGGGCAGAAAAAGAGAAGAAAATTGAAACAAGGGAAATTTTTGAACAGGGAATTGTACTTTTTGAAACTCTCCGCCTGAAAGAAGCCAGAGAAAAGTTCCATGAAGTTCTTAATCATTATCCAGCAGACAAAGCATCCAGCCTCTTCATTTCTAGATGTGAAGAAGCTGAATGCCTGGATGTAATGGTGCCGATTGATGAGAAAAAACCTTAA
- a CDS encoding mechanosensitive ion channel family protein, with the protein MDLFRTLIDILTQNISVGTVSLPFSILGLVTRVALPFIGMVLAYYLLMWGTRKILALTKLKDEISGRVLKYVKLFLKFLVLGGLVASVGSLLEKEIYYWFSRFLGVMNQPFFVSGNTRVSVVTLLMLIPVFYLASWSGKYARRLLDSSLFRQFGMDEAKRFSIGSLTRYLVMTVVLLFGLSVVGIDLSALGVLLGVLGIGLGFGLQSIVANFFAGFIIISTRPIKEGDRVLVNGYDGIVQNIRFISTDIKTFQNENIIIPNSFFVDNAVHNYSYTDRKIVIVNEVGVSYNSDLERVRVILEEVNEMNPYRLQGPENVVRILSFGDNGIQVALRSLVKDVSFKADSFSWTNMEIWKAFKKEGIEIPFPQRVVHIESMPGVDKKKPADSNFTADAVIKENLEQEFKIDNLPDFEVIEET; encoded by the coding sequence ATGGATTTATTCAGAACCCTGATTGACATTCTCACTCAAAATATTTCTGTGGGGACTGTTTCTCTGCCTTTCAGTATCCTGGGTCTTGTCACCCGGGTCGCCCTTCCTTTCATAGGAATGGTTCTTGCCTATTACCTTCTTATGTGGGGAACACGTAAGATTCTCGCCCTTACAAAATTAAAGGATGAGATTTCCGGAAGGGTTCTGAAGTATGTAAAACTTTTTCTGAAGTTTCTTGTCCTGGGAGGTCTGGTTGCATCCGTAGGCAGCCTTCTGGAGAAGGAAATATATTACTGGTTCAGCCGCTTTCTGGGTGTTATGAATCAGCCGTTTTTTGTATCCGGTAACACAAGAGTTTCCGTTGTTACCCTGTTGATGCTTATTCCGGTATTTTACCTGGCTTCCTGGTCGGGCAAGTATGCACGAAGGCTTCTTGATTCCTCACTGTTTAGGCAATTCGGGATGGATGAGGCCAAGCGTTTTTCAATAGGCAGTCTTACACGCTATCTTGTAATGACAGTAGTCCTTCTCTTCGGCCTGTCTGTTGTGGGAATTGACCTTTCTGCCCTGGGGGTTCTCCTGGGTGTCCTTGGTATTGGACTTGGTTTTGGTCTGCAGAGCATTGTGGCCAACTTCTTTGCCGGTTTCATCATTATCTCAACAAGACCTATAAAAGAAGGGGATAGAGTCCTTGTAAACGGTTATGACGGTATAGTGCAGAATATCCGTTTTATCTCCACCGATATAAAAACCTTTCAGAATGAAAATATTATCATTCCAAACTCCTTCTTTGTAGATAATGCCGTACATAACTACTCCTATACTGATAGAAAGATCGTTATTGTCAATGAGGTGGGTGTTTCCTATAATTCTGATCTGGAAAGAGTGCGTGTTATACTGGAAGAGGTAAATGAGATGAATCCCTACAGACTGCAGGGGCCTGAAAATGTCGTTCGTATACTCAGTTTCGGTGATAATGGTATACAAGTTGCTCTCCGCTCACTTGTAAAGGATGTCTCCTTCAAGGCAGATTCCTTTTCCTGGACAAATATGGAAATTTGGAAGGCCTTCAAGAAAGAAGGAATTGAGATTCCCTTTCCACAGAGAGTTGTACATATTGAGTCCATGCCGGGTGTTGATAAAAAGAAGCCTGCAGATTCTAATTTCACAGCTGACGCGGTTATTAAAGAGAACCTTGAACAAGAATTTAAGATAGATAATTTACCTGATTTTGAAGTTATTGAAGAGACTTGA
- the efp gene encoding elongation factor P — protein MGQIKAGAIAKGTFLLEKDIPFIVIEREFVSPGKGSAFARLKLKNLRTGAVLKVTHKTQDIIQEIDVEDVTSQFLYSDGESFHFMNADTFEQYEIPMASMDEMQFFLREGESYKVVRWENESLDIKLPPKMDLIVTEAEDAVKGDTVQGATKYVKVETGLTVKVPIFIKEGEKIRINVETKEYQERVNN, from the coding sequence ATGGGACAGATTAAAGCAGGCGCTATCGCCAAGGGAACATTTCTTCTTGAAAAAGATATCCCCTTTATTGTTATTGAAAGAGAATTTGTCAGCCCAGGAAAGGGTTCAGCCTTTGCAAGACTGAAACTGAAAAACCTCAGAACAGGTGCCGTTCTCAAAGTAACTCATAAAACACAGGACATAATTCAAGAAATTGATGTGGAAGATGTAACTTCACAGTTCCTCTACTCTGATGGAGAAAGCTTCCATTTCATGAATGCCGATACCTTCGAGCAGTATGAAATACCTATGGCCTCCATGGATGAGATGCAGTTCTTCCTGAGAGAAGGTGAAAGCTATAAGGTAGTCCGTTGGGAAAATGAATCTCTTGATATCAAACTCCCTCCTAAAATGGATCTTATTGTTACTGAAGCTGAGGATGCTGTTAAGGGAGACACCGTTCAGGGTGCCACCAAATATGTAAAAGTTGAAACCGGTTTGACCGTAAAGGTTCCCATCTTCATCAAAGAGGGTGAAAAAATCAGAATCAATGTAGAAACCAAAGAATATCAGGAAAGAGTTAATAATTAA
- the pyrF gene encoding orotidine-5'-phosphate decarboxylase has product MTFFEKLESVCREKDTLLCVGLDPRVDAKKGSGKALKAIVEQNRRIIEETLPYTACYKPNIAFYEVYGPEGLKALNETLSLIPREIPVLIDAKRNDIGSTAQAYADSLIDYYKADAVTLSPYMGRDAVDPFLAKGDHHGVFLLCRTTNPGAGAVQDLQVQRPGGEFEDLYITIARECISWGSQIGLVVAGNDTEALKKVRAACPDTWFLTPGIGTQGGDMLEAVSAGCRADGLGILPNVSRSVAGAADPGKAAKEFRDKLNDARAKRVSVPGLSQKDFRKDKIMKGLIKTECFRVGEFTLKSGKKSPFYIDLRRTSSDASLLAEVARGYAELIKDLKYDRIAGIPVAALPLATAVSLEAGIPMIYPRMTMKEHGTGNKIEGEYKKGERVLLLDDLITTGKSKVEAIEILRGAGLVVEDLIVLLERGVQGRKDMEAAGINLYSYAHVKELLQPCHDLGLIDDAQLKDMLEYAAQE; this is encoded by the coding sequence ATGACATTTTTTGAAAAACTGGAATCAGTCTGTAGAGAGAAAGATACACTTCTCTGTGTAGGTCTGGATCCCCGTGTGGATGCAAAGAAAGGATCAGGAAAGGCACTGAAAGCCATTGTGGAACAGAACAGACGTATCATTGAGGAAACCCTCCCATATACTGCCTGTTACAAACCTAATATCGCTTTTTATGAAGTGTACGGACCTGAGGGGCTTAAAGCCCTGAATGAAACCCTTTCTCTGATTCCCAGGGAAATTCCTGTTCTCATAGATGCCAAAAGAAATGATATTGGATCAACCGCTCAGGCCTACGCCGATTCACTGATTGATTATTACAAGGCTGATGCCGTAACCCTTTCACCATATATGGGAAGAGATGCTGTAGATCCCTTTCTGGCAAAGGGTGATCACCATGGTGTATTCCTTCTGTGCCGGACCACCAATCCCGGAGCCGGAGCCGTTCAGGATCTGCAGGTTCAGAGACCGGGAGGCGAGTTTGAAGATCTTTACATTACAATCGCCAGAGAGTGTATCAGCTGGGGTTCTCAGATCGGGCTTGTTGTTGCAGGAAATGATACGGAGGCCCTGAAAAAAGTAAGAGCCGCCTGTCCCGATACATGGTTCCTTACTCCCGGAATCGGAACTCAGGGCGGTGATATGCTGGAAGCTGTTTCAGCAGGATGCCGTGCTGACGGACTGGGAATCCTTCCTAATGTTTCAAGATCCGTAGCCGGAGCTGCAGATCCCGGAAAGGCTGCTAAAGAGTTCAGGGATAAGCTGAATGATGCCAGAGCTAAAAGGGTTTCTGTCCCCGGATTAAGTCAGAAGGATTTCCGTAAAGACAAAATTATGAAGGGACTGATCAAGACCGAGTGTTTCAGAGTGGGGGAGTTCACATTGAAATCAGGTAAGAAATCTCCCTTCTACATCGATCTGCGACGGACGTCTTCTGACGCATCTCTTCTTGCTGAAGTGGCCAGAGGATATGCCGAACTGATCAAAGATCTCAAATATGACAGAATCGCCGGTATTCCTGTGGCAGCGCTGCCCCTGGCAACCGCGGTTTCTCTAGAAGCAGGAATCCCCATGATCTATCCCCGTATGACCATGAAAGAACATGGAACGGGAAACAAAATTGAAGGTGAATATAAGAAGGGAGAGAGAGTTCTTCTTCTTGATGATCTGATCACAACCGGAAAATCCAAGGTGGAGGCCATAGAGATCCTCAGAGGCGCCGGATTGGTAGTTGAGGACCTTATTGTTCTCCTTGAGCGCGGTGTACAGGGGCGAAAGGATATGGAAGCTGCAGGAATCAATCTCTACAGCTATGCTCATGTAAAAGAGCTTCTGCAGCCCTGCCATGATCTCGGACTGATTGATGATGCCCAGCTGAAAGATATGCTGGAATATGCGGCTCAAGAATAG
- a CDS encoding amino acid--tRNA ligase-related protein, with product MNLSIDKIKKRAVLINRIRNFFFESDFLEVDTPLLSPHLIPESSIENFKASLISPYRDDIPLYLTPSPEIWMKQLLAQGSGDIFQICKSFRNNEQISPVHNPEFTMLEWYKTGITADENIRICELLISSICLPETPDSCRPPFRQMTVEEAFIEFAGFSLEENMEIPTLLKQLQLAGIPAEENEGWEVLYHKLFLTLVEPELPCDRPLVLKNYPRRLATLAADIEESPWSDRWELYMDGTEIANCYTEETDIEKIRNYYEKEGQKKSLNSRVPVRISSSWVKGMKDFPSCSGTAIGVDRLTAALIGDKSIQGVILFPLDAILPEAKNS from the coding sequence ATGAACCTTTCAATTGATAAAATTAAAAAAAGAGCTGTTCTGATAAACAGGATCAGAAACTTCTTTTTTGAGAGCGATTTCCTTGAAGTGGACACTCCCCTCCTTTCACCCCATCTTATCCCGGAATCATCCATTGAGAATTTCAAAGCATCTCTTATCAGTCCATACAGAGATGATATCCCCCTCTATCTGACACCATCTCCCGAAATATGGATGAAACAGCTTCTGGCTCAGGGCTCAGGCGATATATTCCAGATCTGCAAGAGCTTCAGAAATAATGAGCAGATCAGTCCTGTGCATAATCCTGAATTTACCATGTTGGAATGGTATAAAACCGGCATCACAGCAGATGAGAATATCCGCATCTGTGAGCTTCTGATCTCTTCAATCTGTCTTCCTGAAACTCCTGACTCATGCAGGCCCCCTTTCCGGCAGATGACTGTGGAAGAGGCTTTTATTGAATTTGCAGGCTTCTCACTTGAAGAAAATATGGAAATCCCGACTCTGCTGAAACAGCTGCAGCTTGCGGGTATCCCCGCTGAAGAAAATGAAGGCTGGGAGGTTCTCTACCATAAACTCTTTTTAACACTTGTAGAGCCTGAGCTTCCCTGTGACAGACCTCTTGTTCTTAAAAACTACCCCCGAAGACTTGCCACACTGGCGGCAGATATTGAGGAAAGCCCCTGGTCTGACCGCTGGGAGCTGTACATGGATGGTACTGAAATTGCCAACTGTTATACTGAAGAGACTGATATCGAAAAAATCAGAAACTACTATGAAAAAGAGGGACAGAAAAAGAGTCTGAATTCCAGAGTTCCTGTCCGCATTTCAAGTTCCTGGGTGAAGGGAATGAAAGATTTCCCCTCCTGCTCCGGTACGGCTATAGGAGTAGACAGATTAACTGCAGCCCTAATCGGAGATAAGAGTATTCAGGGGGTGATTTTATTTCCTCTTGATGCTATACTCCCTGAAGCAAAAAACAGCTGA
- a CDS encoding methyltransferase: protein MKYKTDPRLQKLVNKQVAFQFHGEKLKFDLSMGLFSSFDIDAGSRLLLKSLAKEAPLGEYKKAIDTGCGTGVLGICLKKKYPEMQIKFQDRDALAVSFTAHNAALNEIILHKKDLHTGLLLDNTEAGSQDLIICNIPAKAGDHVISDFIFKASSTITPEGRVAVVIVDSLKEVVSDAIKACGAHVIHTEATKMHSVFHFGAGTETRELNFDRYIRHTGRFKLIEDKYKLSTVYNLPDFDQLSYWIHVSGEILYKTSFSGKALFWNPGQGHLPVWLNSRMTNEFKSINIASRDSLQNKITEYNLSKVYEGEVESALVPDEVYLKDLYQEEEFSCVFLNLDPIPKVKWHQDLAATALRLTRTGKFCFIMGRSSDMSQLEKHLKGFKTIEDDRFKGNRGMLLKKK from the coding sequence ATGAAATATAAGACAGACCCCCGCCTACAAAAACTTGTAAACAAACAGGTAGCCTTTCAATTCCATGGAGAGAAACTCAAATTTGACCTCTCCATGGGCTTATTCAGCAGCTTTGATATAGATGCCGGTTCCCGGCTTCTTCTGAAATCATTGGCCAAGGAAGCTCCTCTGGGAGAATATAAAAAGGCCATAGATACAGGCTGCGGTACGGGTGTATTGGGAATCTGTCTTAAAAAGAAATATCCCGAAATGCAGATAAAGTTTCAGGACAGGGATGCACTGGCTGTTAGCTTTACGGCTCATAATGCAGCTCTTAATGAGATAATCCTACATAAAAAAGATCTTCATACGGGTCTGCTCCTGGATAATACAGAGGCGGGTTCTCAGGATCTTATTATATGCAACATTCCCGCAAAAGCGGGAGATCATGTCATCAGTGACTTTATCTTCAAGGCATCATCCACAATTACTCCTGAAGGGCGTGTAGCGGTTGTTATCGTAGACAGCCTGAAGGAAGTGGTATCTGATGCCATTAAAGCCTGTGGCGCCCATGTGATTCACACAGAAGCCACAAAAATGCACTCTGTCTTTCACTTCGGTGCAGGAACAGAGACAAGAGAACTGAACTTTGACAGATATATCCGTCATACAGGCCGCTTTAAACTTATTGAGGATAAATATAAGCTCTCCACAGTTTATAACCTTCCCGATTTTGATCAGCTCAGCTACTGGATACATGTGTCCGGTGAGATTCTGTATAAAACTTCTTTTTCAGGTAAGGCTCTCTTCTGGAATCCGGGTCAGGGTCATCTTCCCGTATGGCTGAACAGCAGAATGACAAACGAATTTAAATCCATCAACATCGCCTCAAGAGATTCTCTGCAGAATAAGATTACGGAATACAACCTCTCAAAAGTATATGAGGGTGAGGTGGAATCAGCCTTAGTCCCCGATGAAGTTTATTTAAAAGACTTATACCAGGAAGAGGAGTTCAGCTGTGTATTCCTGAATTTAGACCCCATACCCAAGGTCAAATGGCATCAGGATCTTGCTGCTACGGCTTTAAGACTGACCAGAACCGGCAAGTTTTGTTTTATTATGGGCAGAAGCTCCGATATGTCTCAACTGGAAAAACATCTTAAAGGTTTCAAGACTATTGAGGATGACAGATTCAAGGGTAACCGGGGAATGCTTCTCAAAAAGAAATAA
- a CDS encoding sugar phosphorylase: protein MKTKKELIEFIYGSDIAPSIEKRIDQLQEQWSELINVPKIPRGKLPLTSDDVVMISYGDSIRKEGMSPLQALKEFADLWLKDMLSGIHILPFSPYTSDDGFSVVDYRQINPDLGSWDDIEDLGEKFNLMFDLVLNHCSASSDWFKGFMAGDKKYKNYFHSVDPSTDLSSVFRPRALPLLSEFETHKGTEYIWTTFSPDQVDLDFSNPDVLLEFLDIFLLYAAKGAQIIRLDAIGFLWKEIGTSCMHHPKTHAVVQLYRAVLNEVAPHVILLTETNVPHKENISYFGDGRDEAHMVYQFTLPPLTLDAFARESAVHLTDWASSLPDVNSDHTYFNFMSSHDGIGVLPARGYLSDDELDNLISVVKSRGGKVSYKATPDGEIPYELNINYRDAVNHPDLPVDLKAMQFLSSQAVMLCMAGVPGIYVHSILGSGNWTKGVEESGINRRINREKLDSLTLVRELEEEDSLRNLIYRGYKDLLKIRRSHKAFDPSSPQSVLKLDPEVFALIRTAYDGSESILCLQNTSRRRLHMTLDGRNCPVALPAECSSLTDGGSVIEASEGRWGIILEPYEVCWAAF, encoded by the coding sequence ATGAAGACCAAAAAAGAACTTATAGAATTTATTTATGGCAGTGATATCGCTCCCTCCATTGAAAAGAGGATTGATCAATTACAGGAGCAGTGGTCCGAATTGATCAATGTACCAAAGATTCCCAGGGGAAAACTTCCGCTGACATCAGATGATGTTGTGATGATCAGCTATGGAGACTCCATCAGGAAAGAGGGGATGTCTCCGCTGCAGGCTCTCAAGGAGTTTGCTGATCTTTGGCTGAAGGATATGCTGTCGGGTATTCATATCCTTCCATTTTCACCCTATACCTCGGATGACGGCTTCTCTGTAGTCGACTACAGGCAGATCAATCCTGATCTTGGCAGCTGGGATGATATAGAGGATCTGGGAGAGAAATTCAACCTTATGTTTGACCTGGTTTTAAACCACTGCAGCGCTTCAAGCGATTGGTTTAAAGGGTTTATGGCAGGTGATAAAAAATATAAAAACTATTTTCACTCTGTAGATCCATCTACAGATCTATCATCAGTATTTCGTCCAAGGGCACTGCCCCTTTTAAGTGAATTCGAAACACACAAAGGTACTGAATATATATGGACTACCTTCAGTCCCGATCAGGTGGATCTTGATTTTTCTAATCCTGATGTACTTCTGGAGTTTCTTGATATCTTTCTGCTGTATGCGGCTAAGGGAGCCCAGATTATCCGCCTGGATGCTATCGGTTTTCTCTGGAAAGAAATTGGTACCAGCTGTATGCATCATCCTAAAACCCATGCTGTCGTACAGCTCTACAGAGCCGTTCTAAATGAAGTGGCTCCTCATGTGATTCTCCTGACCGAGACCAACGTGCCTCATAAAGAGAATATATCCTATTTCGGAGACGGAAGGGATGAGGCTCATATGGTATACCAATTTACATTGCCGCCTCTCACCCTTGATGCTTTTGCACGGGAAAGTGCAGTCCATCTGACAGACTGGGCATCTTCACTGCCCGATGTTAACTCAGACCATACCTACTTCAACTTCATGTCCAGCCATGATGGAATCGGTGTTCTTCCTGCAAGAGGCTACCTCAGTGATGATGAGCTGGATAATCTGATTTCTGTTGTTAAATCAAGGGGAGGAAAGGTCTCATACAAGGCTACTCCCGATGGAGAGATTCCCTATGAGCTGAATATCAACTACAGGGATGCTGTTAATCATCCGGATTTGCCGGTTGATCTGAAAGCAATGCAGTTTCTATCCTCTCAGGCTGTCATGCTCTGTATGGCGGGTGTTCCGGGTATTTATGTTCACAGTATTCTCGGTTCGGGTAACTGGACGAAGGGTGTGGAGGAATCCGGTATCAACCGGCGTATTAACAGAGAAAAACTTGACAGCCTTACCCTTGTCAGGGAACTTGAGGAAGAGGATTCTCTCAGAAATCTGATTTATAGAGGATATAAGGATCTGCTTAAGATCAGACGCAGTCACAAGGCTTTTGATCCTTCATCACCTCAGTCGGTACTCAAGCTTGACCCCGAGGTCTTTGCTCTGATCAGAACAGCCTATGACGGCAGTGAGTCTATCCTCTGTTTGCAGAATACCTCACGCAGAAGACTTCATATGACCCTGGATGGAAGGAACTGTCCTGTTGCCCTGCCTGCTGAGTGCAGCAGTTTGACAGACGGCGGCTCAGTGATAGAAGCATCCGAGGGCAGATGGGGAATTATACTGGAACCCTACGAGGTCTGCTGGGCAGCTTTTTAA
- a CDS encoding 4Fe-4S binding protein produces the protein MAYVIAADDCVNCAACEGECPVDAISEKDDARFIDADLCTSCGACADVCPTECITEA, from the coding sequence ATGGCCTATGTAATTGCAGCAGATGACTGTGTTAACTGCGCAGCCTGTGAAGGCGAATGTCCCGTAGACGCAATCAGTGAAAAAGATGATGCAAGATTTATCGACGCTGATCTGTGTACCAGCTGCGGTGCTTGTGCGGATGTATGTCCCACTGAGTGTATCACTGAAGCTTAA